The following are from one region of the Fusarium verticillioides 7600 chromosome 1, whole genome shotgun sequence genome:
- a CDS encoding hypothetical protein (At least one base has a quality score < 10) gives MATAMEAADPMSSLQRSVSQHSSASYASYASHVSHTSNRSSRSNRSATVRGPRGRKRPSQPVSSASSIAASDKSLTSFPSFSPESPGNDPLSGQDDAPDDTPVPPTAAPDVGRKSIVDLTGGSDVRSALFEEDHPVRKVPGSLHNADDEHLQRLISRHGAIGLIRQISEDLAQRDAQIANMRRRADERERALRKIIRECGLSNLDLETRLRTVEAELRAANKGLRREHTGLSDLMSDAMQDTVVATAYGETVAKSSTIRASSQSFSNPSENGSGKGTLKGWKDYLWGSGTAKRGSRTNSMNGEGVNPTTVIRSHSSMDRRPTLQEDLFSPPDTQSTRSPSRASSIQSGATGERKASSSLASMALRLVAGGAISTREAESRGRATSTTSNKGGSLRAASTTSSRTGQSRAVSIAGGPKALMAMRKATPGSSAQGSGRSQGQEAWDSMRGSPPDNLSSPQESYGPVEMDAIRSPESQPPTLTHIYNNFPNSEYLTDRFGFIYDQRRKKRQREAAQVARHIRKGSRTEMLANGRGGISPNALEDLPSPKGSVSSEGRPESLNSMEERNAEEGKAKRWTDYLKIATFPTELLSHTPSIAIPSIEVMEGAQTPEPELYPTEPVKPVIVSTNSGLIPSASTTTAVDSETSRPSQSESSIALTKDDTEPVKLLLQQLSDVHDALQREKTVRWNDFLRKVRAERKREGEAAIAAAKSAADARYEQPAMILPETRVADGEMIGVSGLGVKGKVGRAKWNEFKTLVLGGIPVTYRAKVWSECSGAAALRVPGYYEDLVAQTGEDDDAVVVSQIQMDINRTLTDNIFFRKGPGVKKLNEVLLAYSRRNKDVGYCQGMNLIAANLLLMMPSAEDAFWILTSIIENILPHGYYDHSLMASRADQQVLRQYVSAILPKLSAHLDSLSIELEALTFQWFLSVFTDCLSAEALFRVWDVVLCTNDGSTFLFQVALALLKLNEGNLLQCNTPAGVYTYISHQMTEHAISIDGLLQASEGLRKVIRREDVEQRREKAIQAEKDMIMARDGDSARSRPTAETESETAATQSGEE, from the coding sequence ATGGCGACGGCCATGGAAGCGGCCGACCCTATGTCGTCACTCCAGAGGTCCGTCTCCCAGCACAGCAGCGCCTCATATGCGTCATACGCCTCTCACGTATCCCACACCTCGAACCgaagctccagaagcaaCCGAAGCGCAACTGTCAGAGGCCCTCGCGGTCGCAAACGTCCCAGTCAGCCTGTTAGCTCTGCGAGTAGTATAGCTGCCAGCGACAAGAGTCTCACGAGCTTTCCTAGCTTCTCACCTGAAAGCCCAGGCAATGATCCACTCAGCGGACAAGACGATGCTCCCGACGACACTCCCGTTCCTCCCACTGCGGCCCCGGATGTTGGGCGCAAATCGATAGTTGATCTGACTGGAGGCTCAGATGTGCGAAGTGCCTTGTTTGAGGAGGACCATCCGGTGCGCAAGGTCCCGGGCTCGTTGCATAACGCCGATGAcgagcatcttcaacgcttGATATCGCGGCACGGCGCCATTGGACTGATCAGACAAATATCCGAAGACCTCGCTCAACGAGATGCCCAGATCGCCAATATGCGCCGCCGCGCTGATGAACGAGAAAGGGCCTTGCGCAAGATCATTCGAGAATGCGGCCTCTCTAACCTGGATCTTGAAACTCGCCTACGGACTGTGGAGGCTGAGCTACGCGCGGCCAACAAGGGACTCCGGAGAGAGCATACTGGATTAAGCGACCTCATGAGCGATGCGATGCAAGACACTGTAGTGGCTACTGCGTACGGCGAGACAGTCGCTAAGAGTTCTACCATCCGCGCAAGTAGCCAGTCTTTCAGCAACCCCAGCGAGAACGGCAGCGGCAAGGGCACGTTAAAGGGGTGGAAGGATTATCTCTGGGGCTCTGGAACCGCAAAGCGAGGCAGCCGTACTAACAGTATGAACGGCGAAGGAGTAAACCCTACAACTGTGATTCGATCGCACTCTAGTATGGACCGACGACCAACGTTGCAGGAGGATCTCTTCAGTCCACCAGACACGCAATCTACTCGAAGCCCAAGCCGTGCATCAAGCATTCAATCGGGCGCAACTGGCGAGCGCAaagcatcgtcatcgctcGCAAGCATGGCCCTTCGTTTGGTGGCGGGCGGAGCTATAAGTACACGCGAGGCTGAATCTCGAGGCCGTGCTACCAGCACTACCTCCAATAAGGGTGGCTCTCTTCGAGCTGCTTCGACTACAAGCAGCCGCACGGGTCAGTCTCGAGCAGTGTCGATTGCTGGCGGTCCCAAggcgttgatggcgatgcgTAAAGCGACACCAGGATCATCCGCTCAAGGATCAGGCCGATCACAGGGACAAGAGGCTTGGGACAGTATGCGAGGCAGCCCTCCGGATAACTTATCATCTCCACAAGAGAGCTATGGGCCTGTGGAGATGGACGCTATTCGATCACCAGAGTCACAGCCACCAACATTAACACATATTTATAACAACTTTCCGAACAGCGAGTATCTGACGGACCGGTTTGGATTCATATACGATCAGCGACGCAAGAAACGGCAACGCGAGGCGGCGCAGGTGGCTCGACATATCCGTAAGGGCAGTCGAACAGAGATGCTGGCTAACGGTCGAGGTGGCATTTCACCCAACGCGTTAGAGGACCTTCCCAGCCCTAAGGGAAGTGTGTCGAGCGAGGGACGTCCTGAGAGTCTGAACAGCATGGAGGAGCGTAACGCGGAAGAGGGCAAAGCTAAGAGATGGACCGATTATCTGAAAATCGCAACGTTCCCTACGGAACTGCTGAGTCACACTCCAAGCATCGCGATACCGTCAATCGAAGTTATGGAGGGAGCTCAGACACCCGAGCCAGAGCTATACCCCACCGAACCTGTCAAGCCAGTAATCGTTTCAACCAACTCTGGTCTTATTCCATCAGCTAGCACAACTACTGCAGTAGACAGCGAGACATCACGGCCCTCTCAATCCGAATCATCCATCGCCCTCACAAAGGACGATACCGAAcctgtcaagcttcttctaCAACAACTGAGCGATGTCCACGATGCCCTTCAGCGCGAAAAGACAGTTCGATGGAACGATTTTCTTCGAAAGGTGCGCGCCGAACGCAAGCGAGAGGGTGAGGCCGCtattgctgctgccaaaTCCGCTGCTGATGCTCGCTACGAACAACCTGCCATGATCCTTCCTGAAACCCGCGTTGCCGATGGTGAGATGATTGGAGTTTCAGGCCTCGGCGTCAAAGGAAAGGTTGGACGAGCTAAATGGAACGAATTCAAAACCCTGGTTTTGGGCGGCATTCCTGTCACCTATCGCGCCAAGGTGTGGTCAGAGTGTTCAGGCGCTGCAGCCCTTCGTGTCCCTGGCTATTATGAGGACTTGGTCGCTCAGACCggtgaagacgacgatgctgttgttgtgaGTCAGATTCAGATGGACATCAACAGGACCTTGACGGACAATATTTTCTTCCGTAAGGGACCTGGTGTCAAGAAACTGAACGAAGTCTTGTTGGCGTACTCCAGACGCAATAAGGACGTGGGATACTGCCAAGGCATGAATTTGATTGCTGCAAACTTGTTGCTCATGATGCCCTCTGCCGAGGACGCATTTTGGATTCTTACTTCAATCATCGAGAATATCCTTCCCCACGGCTACTACGACCACTCACTCATGGCCTCCCGCGCAGATCAACAGGTTCTACGACAGTATGTCTCAGCAatcctccccaagctctcAGCACATCTCGATTCGCTATCCATTGAGCTCGAGGCCTTGACGTTCCAGTGGTTCCTCTCCGTCTTCACCGACTGTCTCAGCGCCGAGGCCCTCTTCCGCGTCTGGGACGTCGTCCTCTGCACCAACGACGGCAGCACATTTCTCTTCCAAGTCGCCCTCgcgctcctcaagctcaacgaggGAAACCTGCTACAGTGCAACACACCTGCTGGTGTATACACATACATCAGCCATCAGATGACAGAGCACGCCATCAGCATCGACGGTCTTCTACAAGCAAGCGAGGGTCTACGAAAAGTTATTCGCCGAGAAGACGTTGAGCAGCGAAGAGAAAAGGCTATTCAAGCTGAAAAGGATATGATCATGGCTCGAGATGGAGACTCAGCGCGAAGCAGGCCCACAGCCGAGACGGAA